A genomic window from Centroberyx gerrardi isolate f3 chromosome 14, fCenGer3.hap1.cur.20231027, whole genome shotgun sequence includes:
- the LOC139933474 gene encoding sodium-dependent lysophosphatidylcholine symporter 1-B-like — MVKRDSSLQRTPESNGGMMMEIFELLLGATIQGQIVGVYHAEKAQACSQLNYSDTSSPALHNFTSSLTDNLQDTRRAYIVAALVLASIYFLCCLVLFLGVKEQLAPLSTLDRIQMPYLTGVKMVIRHTPYVRLVFGFLFSSLAFQMSLGNISLFCAYATGLGSYLQHIILILTTATALSIPLWQTLLGRLGKKSTLYIGLSIFAPAVVVNVCFHDSLPVFIFMSIIMGSSLGALTLICWSMLPDVVDDFKVKNPSSKDLEPVFYSCFIFFNKFGGGLSVGLSTVVLHFTGFKPGVCRQPPAVITALQVLFAPVPIVLLLTGMLLFCFYPINEEKCQQIQRDLLKAATYLERENVNVLALPPYMNPIEHAWDMLDRSVCNHVPRWPNYVQLFWKSG; from the exons ATGGTGAAGCGTGATTCATCACTCCAGAGAACTCCAGAGTCCAATGGCG GAATGATGATGGAGATATTTGAGTTGTTGTTGGGTGCAACCATTCAGGGTCAGATAGTGGGGGTGTACCATGCCGAGAAAGCCCAGGCCTGCAGTCAGCTAAACTACAGTGATActtcctctcctgccctccaTAACTTCACATCATCCCTCACTGACAACCTCCAGGATACA AGGAGGGCCTATATAGTGGCTGCTCTGGTCCTGGCCTCCATCTACTTCCTCTGCTGTCTGGTGCTCTTCCTGGGAGTCAAGGAGCAACTGG CTCCTCTTAGTACTCTGGACAGGATCCAGATGCCCTATCTGactggtgtgaaaatggtgATTAGACACACTCCTTATGTCAGACTGGTCTTTggcttcctcttctcctcactaGCTTTTCAG aTGTCCTTGGGAAACATTTCACTATTCTGTGCCTATGCTACAGGCCTGGGGTCTTACCTCCAACATATTATCTTGATCTTAACG ACAGCAACAGCACTGTCTATCCCACTGTGGCAGACTCTGCTGGGGAGGCTGGGGAAGAAGTCTACACTTTACATTGGCCTCTCT ATTTTTGCACCAGCAGTGgtggtgaatgtgtgttttcacgACAGCCTGCCTGTCTTCATCTTCATGTCCATCATTATGGGGTCCAGTCTAGGAGCACTCACTCTAATTTGctg GTCTATGCTCCCAGACGTGGTGGATGACTTCAAGGTGAAGAACCCCAGCAGTAAAGACCTGGAGCCTGTCTTCTACTCCTGCTTCATCTTCTTCAATAAATTTGGAGGGGGGCTGTCTGTTGGATTATCTACCGTGGTGCTGCA TTTTACAGGATTTAAGCCAGGAGTTTGCAGACAACCACCAGCAGTAATCACGGCCCTGCAGGTCCTGTTTGCCCCGGTTCCCATTGTTCTGCTTCTCACTGGGATGCTGCTCTTCTGTTTCTACCCCATCAATGAGGAGAAATGCCAGCAGATACAGAGGGATCTGCTCAAAGCAGC TAcctacctggagagagagaatgtgaatgTCCTAGCCTTGCCTCCATACATGAACCCCATCGAGCATGCCTGGGATATGTTGGACCGCAGTGTATGCAATCACGTACCACGCTGGCCCAACTACGTACAGCTCTTCTGGAAGAGTGGCTAA